In Neisseria perflava, the DNA window GTGGAGGAGCTGAAAAACGTGAAGGGCATCGGTGATGCGGTGCTGAACAAGTTAAAGGCGGAGGCGACGGTTTCTTCTGCCGCGCCTAAGGCCGCACAGCCTGCCGTGAAAAAATAAGCCTGACGGTTAACTGCCGTATGCCGCCCCGAGGCTGAACCGTTTGCCGGTTCGGGCTGACGGGCGGCTTTGTATGGGCAGTGGCAATGAAGACTTGGACCAATGGGGGCCATTGAGTAAAGGGACAAACGGATAAGGTGCCTCCTGTCGGATAGGGATACAAAGATAAAGATAAAGATAAAGGGAAGAAAGATATGTACTTAAAAGCATTTGACGGAAAACGGAATGGGGCAGCTGTACAGAGGGGCTACTCCTTGATACAGCTGTTGGTGGTGATGCTGCTGGTTTCGATATTGGCGACGGCGGCATTGACTGCCTATCGGGAGTCAGTCCGTTCGGCCAACTTGCGTGCGGCTCATGCCGCCCTGCTGGAAAATGCGCGCTTTATGGAGCAGTTCTATGCGAAAAAGGGCAGCTTTAAGCTGACGTCGACGAAGTGGCCGGAGCTGCCGGTGAAGGAGGCGGGCGGTTTCTGCATTCGGATGAACGGTCAGGCTAAGGGGATCCTGGAAGGGAAGTTTACCCTGAAGGCGGTGGCTCTGGACAGGGAGGCGGAGCCGAGAGTATTACGCTTGAACGAGTCGTTGACGGCGGTAGTGTGCGGGAAGATGAAGGTGAAGGGAAGCTGTACGGACGGTGAGGAGATATTTAGGGGTAATGATGCGGAGTGTAAACCATTTGGCGCATAGGGTGGTCGTCTGAAGGGATAAAAGAAAAAAGGGCAAAAGAAAAGGACGTGTGTGGACACGTCCTTTGGGGGGAGAGGGGTTATTCGCTCCAGCTGACCCAGCCCAGCATCCAAGTAAGGAGAATCAGACCACCAAATACGATGCGGTAGTAGGCAAAAGGCACATAGTTTTTACTGGAGACAAATTTCAGCAAAGCTTTTACTGCCAATAAACCGGCGATAAATGCTGCGATAAAACCGATGGTAATTTGTCCGACATCTTGCAAGGTAAAGAGTCTGTAGTTTTTTAAGATGTCGTAACCTGTTGCCGCAATCATCATCGGCACGGCAAGGAAGAATGAGAATTCGGTAGCTGTTTTACGTTCCAGCCCCCACAACATACCGCCCATGATGGTACTGCCTGAACGTGATGTACCAGGGATAAGGGCGCAAATTTGGGCGCATCCTACAACAAATGCGTCGATTGGGCGCATATCATCTACATGATTGACTTTAGGTTTGGCTGTTACTTGGCGTTTTTCAACCCATAAAATGAAGAAGCCACCGAGTACCAGCATGGTAGCAACAGTAATTGGGTTGAAAAGGTGTAATTTAATTTGTTTGCTGAATAATAGACCCACAATTGCGGCAGGTATGAAGGCAATAAATAAATTCAGTACAAAGCGATTGGCTGTCCGTTCTTTACCGAGTCCTTTTATGATATGGGTAAATCGTTGGCGGTATTCGAATACGACGGCTAATACGGCACCGAGCTGGATAGCAATTTCAAATACTTTTCCGTTGCTTTGAAAGTTCATTAAGTTACCGAATACAATCAAGTGACCGGTACTGGAAATAGGGAGAAACTCGGTTAAACCTTCGATAACACCGAGAATAAGTGCTTTGAATAAAATCAGAATGTCCATAAGTTTTCAGACGGCCTTGAGGCCGTCTTTCTTTTGTTGATTAGTTAAAGTGGTTTTGAGGATTGTTCGCGGCGGACTTTGACGATGAGCTCGTCTATGGTTTTCATACCGGCTTTCCAGTCGGTACCGTTGAAATTGACTTTGTATTTACCACCGACGATGACAGTTGGTGTGTTTTCAATTCGATAAGTTTCCGTCAATTGCTGCATTTTTGCAGCAGCCGATGCGGCAGTAGGACTGTTATAGGCTTGAAGCAGTTTTTGACTGTCAAAACTCGTCTGTTTACCCACCCATGATCGGAATACATTGGTATCAGCCAGGTTGATTTTTTGTTCGTAAACTGCTTTGAAGATGACTGGATTGGCTTGATATTTCAAACCTGAAAGATTAACGGCAGCGGCTACTTTGGCCAAGCCTAACATTTCAGGCATCCAAACGACGTGTTCTGTCCGTAAGGAAACATCTTTGGCAAAGGTTTTGCTGTGTTGCAACAAAACTGGATCGAGATGGTAACAATGAACGCAGAAATAGCCGAAAAACTCAAGTACTTCAATTTTTCCAGCTTGTTGCTGCAGAATAGAGCGACTGAGGACAGTATAGTCCACGCCCTCGGTAGCAGCTTGCGCACTCAGACTGAGCAGGCTCAGGCTGAGTGCGGCAATGGTTTGTTTTATACGCTGCTTCATCAGTGATTCCATTATTTGCTAGAACGAATCAAGCTGTTGATATTATGGCCTTGCAGGTTTTTTTGCAGTTTTATAGCGGCTTCCTGCGGCATGGTGTTGCTTTGAACTCGGTAAATGGTTTTGTCGCCGTTTTGCGATTCAACCACTCTGGAAGAAACACCTAAAATAGCCAGTTTTGCACGTTGTGAGTCTGCGCTGGAGCGGTCTGCATATGAACCAAGTTGCAGGAAGGCTTTTTTACCGCTGTTAGCAGCTGTTTCGGCTTTTTCTGTTGACTGTTTACTTACAGAGTTGCTGCTTTCTTTTGTTGCAGAGGTATTTGCTGCTTTACGTGCTTTTTCGATGCTGCCGCTGTTGAGGATTTGTTCAGGTGTCGGCTTGTTTTGCTTTTTGGCTTCAGCCGCTTTTTTCTCGGCCAATTTGCGCTCGGCACGCTCTTTTTGTTTGGCAGTCAGCTGGTCGGCTGCTTTTTTGTCTTTGGTAACTTTATCGGCAGCTTCTTTTTCTGCGCGTTTTTTCTCTAACTCGGCTTTTTTCTCAGCCAGTTTTTTCTTAGTAGCTTCTTTTTCTGCTTCAGCTTTTGCAGCTTTTTCTTTGGCTTCGCGTTCGGCTTTATCGGCAGCAGTTTTGTCTGCTCTTTCTTTGGCTTCACGTTCGGCTTGTTCGGCGGCGGCTTTTTCAGCTTTTTCTTTAGCTTCGCGTTCGGCTTTATCAGCAGCGGCTTTCTCTGCTTTTTCTTTAGCTTCACGTTCTGCTTGTTCGGCTTTTTCCTGAGCTTCTTTTTCCGCTTGAGCTTTTTCTTCAGCTTCTTTGGCAGCTTTTTCAGCCTCTTCTTTAGATTTTACTTCTTTCTCTGCCGCTTCTTTTTCTGCTTTGGCTTTTTCTTCATCTGCTTGGGTAGATGAAGTGTCGGTAGCTGGGCGTTTCTCTGCTTTGTCCTGAGGTTTCAGGATTTCAGGTTCTTCGCTTTGTTTAGGCTGAGTCAGCTCTTTGAAAACGTTTTGGTTGCCTTGGTTCAAGAAGAACAAAATACCGGCAATAATACCTGTTGCCAGTATTAGGCCGAAAAAGAAACCGGACAAGCCTTTACCATATTGTGTAGATTTTTTCATGACTTACCTTGTAATAATGTGTTCAGACGGCCTGAAGTGAGACTGTCTGAGTTTGGATTCGATATTTTATCAATAACCGTTATAGACGGCAAAATCCTGATGCTTTGTTTACTCTAGTTTTACTTAAACATAAAGATTCAGGCCGTCTGACAAGTTAAAGGGCGCGACGGAAGCCGATGGCTTTCATCACATGGGTTTTGCTGACTTCTTCGTCGCCTGCCAAATCGGCCAGCGTACGGGCGACGCGCATGATACGGTGGAAACTTCGGGCGGAAAGGGACAGTTTTTCGAGCATGGTTCCCAAGGCTTCTTGCGCTTCTTTTTGGATGCGGGCTTTGCCATCGAGCTCGCCGACACTCAGTTCTGCATTGACTTTGCCTTGCCGGTTGTATTGGATTTTGCGTGCGGCGGTAACGCGTTCCAATACGGTAGCACTGGATTCGCCTGCCTCTTGTTGCATCAACTCGGCAGCGGAAAGGCTGGGTACTTCGATAGTTAAATCAATACGGTCGAGCAATGGCCCTGAAATTTTGTTGCGGTAGCGGGCAACGCTTTCAGGCGTGCAGCGGCAAGGTTTGGACGGATGGCCAAGATAGCCGCAAGGGCAGGGATTCATGGCGGCGACGAGCTGGAACTTGGCCGGATAAACGGCTTGGCGTGCGGCGCGGGAAATATGGATTTCGCCGTTTTCTAAAGGTTCGCGCAACACTTCTAATACTTTACGGTCAAACTCGGGCAATTCGTCTAAAAACAACACACCGTGATGCGCCAATGAAATTTCGCCCGGACGCGGGTCTGAACCACCACCTACCATAGCAGCCGAGCTGGCGCTGTGATGAGGGCTGCGGAAAGGACGGTTGCTGTCGAGTTGCTGTTGATGGTTGGGCAGGAGCGAACGCAATGCCCATACTTCGACTAATTCGTCTTCGGTCAAAGGAGGAAGGATGCCAGGCAAACGTTGCGAAAGCATGGATTTGCCCGTTCCTGGCGGCCCCATCATCAACAAGCTGTGTCCGCCTGCCGCTGCGATTTCCAAGGCAAGGCGGGCAGTATGCTGGCCTTTAACATCGGCTAAATCAGGAATTTTACTTTGTTCAGACGGCCTTTGCGTCAGCTTGCATTCGGTTTGTGTCAACGGTTCGATGCCGTTTAAATGCGCGGCCACTTCGCCCAAAGAACGCGCACCATAAACCGCGATACCGCGCATAACGGCAGCCTGTTCGGCATTTTCTTGTGGCAATACGAACGAACGGCCTGCCTGCATTCCCTGCCATGCCATGGCCAGCGCGCCGCGTACGGGACGCAGCAAGCCGGACAGCGCCAATTCTCCGGCAAACTCATATTGCGAGAGCTTTTCAGGATTGATTTGTCCCGATGCGGCAAGAATACCTAAGGCAATCGGCAAATCGAAACGGCCGGATTCTTTTGGGAGGTCGGCCGGTGCGAGGTTGACGGTAATTTTCTTGGCGGGAAAGTCGAAGCCGCTTTGGATGATGGCGGCACGCACGCGGTCGCGGCTTTCTTTGACTTCAGTATCGGGCAAACCGACGATATTGAAATGTGGCAAGCCGTTGGCAAGGTGGGCTTCCACTTCGACCAACGGCGCATTCATGCCGCTTAAGGCGCGGCTGTAAACCAAAGCAAGTGACATGTTTCAGACGGCCTTATTCGGCAGCTTCGGTTTGTTGTTTGATTTCGGCAACAGCTTCTTCAGCAGCGGCTTCGGCAGCTTTCAAAGCCGCTTCTTCAGGCTCTTGAGCAGCTTCGAGTTTGGCCAAACGGGCTTCCAATTCGGCCAGTTTGGTACGGGTTTTAATCAAAACCTGTTGTTGGATGTCGAATTCCTCACGGGTCACCAAATCCATGCGGTTGAACGCGCTGCCGAGCATGGCTTTAACGTTTTTCTCCATGTCTTTGGCAGGGCTGTTGGCGATGGTTTCGCTGATTTTGGAGCTGACTTCTTCAAAAAGTTGTTTGCCGAACATAATCCGTATCCTTTATTCAGAATGTATATAGAAATTCAAGTGGCTATTGTATAAGGAAAAAGGCCGTCTGAAAACGTTTTGCTTTTCAGACGGCCTCAAATGCGGAAGTTTACACGCCTGCGGCTGCTTTCAATGCGGCTGCTTTGTCGGTGCGCTCCCAAGTAAATTCAGGCTCCTCGCGGCCGAAGTGGCCGTAGGCGGCGGATTTGCTGTAAATCGGTCGCAGCAGGTCGAGCATTTGGACGATGCCTTTAGGGCGCAGGTCGAAATGTTCGCGAACCAAGGCGATCAGTTTTTCTTCGCTGATTTTGCCGGTACCGAAAGTATCGATGGAAATCGAAGTCGGTTCGGCAACGCCGATGGCGTAGGAAACTTGGATTTGGCATTGGGTTGCCAAACCGGCGGCGACGATGTTTTTCGCAACATAGCGGCAGGCGTAAGCGGCGGAACGGTCCACTTTGGACGGGTCTTTGCCGGAGAATGCGCCGCCGCCGTGCGGAGCAGCGCCGCCGTAGGTATCGACGATGATTTTACGGCCGGTCAAACCGCAGTCGCCTTGCGGGCCGCCGATAACGAAGCGGCCGGTCGGGTTGATCAGGTATTTGGTTTCGTCGGTCAGCAGTTCAGACGGCAGAACCGGTTTGATGATGTTTTCGATAACAGCGTTTTTCAGCTCTTCGTAACCGATAGACGGATCGTGCTGGGTAGACAGGACGACGGTGTCGATGCGTTTTACTTTGCCGGTTTCGCTGTCGTAAACCACGGTCAATTGGGCTTTGGCATCAGGGCGCAGCCAAGGCAGGCGGCCGTCTTTGCGCAATTCGCTTTGGCGTTGCATCAGGCGGTGGCTGTAATAGATGGCAAACGGCATCAGGGTAGGGGTTTCGTCGCAGGCATAGCCAAACATCAAACCTTGGTCGCCCGCGCCTTGGTTCAAGTCGATGCCTTCGCCTTCGTTCACGCCTTGGGCGATGTCCGGAGATTGTTGGTCGTAGTACACGCCGACTGCGCAGCCGTTGGCATCAAAGCCCAGCTCGGAGGAGTTGTAGCCGATGCGTTTGATGGTTTCGCGTGCGACTTTGATGTAGTCCACTTGGGCAGTAGTAGTGATTTCGCCTGCCAATACGCACAAGCCTGTGTTGACCAAGGTTTCCGCGGCGACACGCGCTTTGGGGTCTTGCGCCAAGATGGCATCCAAAATCGCATCGGACACTTGGTCGGCAACTTTATCCGGATGGCCTTCGGATACCGATTCGGAAGTAAACAGATATTCGCTCATTGCTATTCTTTCATTAAAAACAGGCTGCTGTGTTTTCAGACGGCCTTTTATTTCGGACAGCGGAAATCATAACAAAAACTCCGCTTTTTCTCTATACAAGTGAGAAACATTCGCACTTGCCTGCTGTTTCGGAATCCTGTTGCGCGTTTCTTACAGGCAAAAAAATTCCCGCATTAAGCGGGTTTGGATTGCTCTGGCGAGCCACATCGGTTTTTCAACCGTCCACCTTACCTTTCCGTTTGAAAAGCAGGTTGGCATGGAATTCCCAACTCTTAATGCAGCGCGGATAGTAGCAGAAAAGCAGGTGTGCCGCAATATATTTGCCCGAAGTCTGTTTTGTTCAGACGGCCTGTTTCGTTTACAATCTGTCCACTTCATTTTGGTAAAACCTTATGCAAACGCTTGTTACCTTTGTTTTTAAATTTTTGGCCGCGCTGCCTTTGGCTTGGTTGCACAAATTAGGCAACTTGCTGGGCAGTTTGGGTTTCTGCGTGCTGTCGAAAGATCGCCGGCGTGTTTTCGAGAACATGAAACTTGCCGGATTGAACCCGACGGACGAGGCGGTGAAAAAAGTTTTCCGTGAAACGGCAAAAGGCGGCTTGGAATTGCCGGTGGCGTTTTTCAGACGGCCTGAGGAAATTGAAAACCTGTTTGTCAGCGTCAACGGTTGGGAACATGTTCAGACGGCCTTGAGCGCGGGTGAAGGTTTGCTGTTTATCACGCCGCACATCGGCAGCTATGATTTGGCGGGCCGCTACATCAGCCAGCAACTGCCGTTTCCTCTGACGGCGATGTACAAGCCGCCGAAAATCAAGGCATTTGATGCGGTAATGCAGGCAGGGCGCGTGCGCGGTAAAGGCAAGACTGCACCGACCAGCATTCAGGGCGTCAAACAAATCATCAAAGCGCTGCGCGGCGGCGAAGCGACCATTGTGTTGCCGGACCATGTGCCGTCTCCAGAGGAAGGGGGCGACGGTGTGTGGGTGGACTTTTTCGGCAAACCTGCCTACACCATGACGTTGGCAGGCAAGCTGGCGCAAGTCAAAGGCGTGAAGGCTTTGTTTTTCTGCGGCGAGCGTCTGCCTGACGGCAAAGGCTTTTTCCTGCACATCGAGCCTTTGCGCGGCGAGTTGAACGGCGATAAGGAGCACGATGCGCGCGTGATCAATGAAAATACCGAGTATTGGATACGCCGTTTTCCGGAACAATATTTGTTTATGTACAACCGCTACAAACATCCTGAAGGTGCGCCTTTCCCGCCGCCGGAAGTATAGGCTTGCCGAATGTAAAAAACCTGCTTGGACTCAAGCATGTTTTGTATTTGGTCGGAATGAGAGGATTCGAACCTCCGACCCCTTCGTCCCGAACGAAGTGCGCTACCGGGCTGCGCTACATTCCGAATGTGGGAAATTATAGGATAGGAGAAGCCGGTTTGTACAGGGGTCGATAAATAATTAATAATTGGCTGCCGATGGGTTTGTTTTAGGCCGTCTGAAGCGATGTGTTTCAGACGGCCTGTGTTTTTGTTTGCCGCTTCTGCTGAAGCATTTGTCCTAATGGCATTATAATGTGGGCAATTGTTTTTTAGATTGTCTGCTATGTTTTATCTTTATCAGTCCGACCGTTTGGAAGCGCTTGCCGAAATGTGCGCGCATATTCATCAGACCTTGTCCTTGGATTCTGTATTGGCGCAGGAAGAAGTGGTGGTGCAGAGCCAGGGGATGCGGCGATATCTGAATGTGTTTTTTGCGCGCAAACTCGGCGTGGCGGCGAATTTGAAGTTCAGCCTGCCGGCCGGTTTGGCGTGGCAGCTGATGCGTAAATTGGTTCCCGATGTGCCGCCGCTCAGTCCGTTTTCGCCTGAAGTCATGCGTTGGCGTTTGCTGGATTTGTTCCGCAGTGAAGCGTTTCAGACGGCCCCGGAATACGAAAACGTGCGCCTGAAGCTGGAAAGTTATTTGCACAGCTCGGCATCGGCGGATTATCAGCTTGCCGGACAAATGGCGGATATTTTCGACCAATATTTGGTGTACCGCCCAGATTGGATTGATGCGTGGCAGGCTGGGAAGCTGCTGGGTTTGGGCGATGATGAGGATTGGCAGGCACGGCTGTGGCGTTATTTGGACGATGGCAGCCAATCTGCGCCGCACCGCGTGGCCTTGTGGGAAAAGCTCTTGGCGCAGTTGGATAAATCGGTCTTGCCGCAAAGGTTGTTTGTATTCGGCATTTCGACAATGGCGCCGATGTATCTGCAATTGCTGCACCAAATTTCCAAGCATTGCGATGTATTTGTGTTTGCGCTCAATCCGAGCAGCCAATATTGGGGCGAGGTCATCGACGAGGCGCAGATTTTGAAAAGGGGCGATGAGGCGGATTTGTCGCAGGCAGGGCATCCGCTGTTGGCTTCTTTGGGCAAGCAGGGGCGCGATTTCTTTGATTTTCTGTCGGAAGTGGAAACCGAGCAGGATATTCAGGTTTATGAAGAGGGAAAAGACGATACCTTATTGCATTGCCTGCAAAACGATATCCAAAACTTAATCATGCCGTCTGAACGCTTATATCAACAGGAAGAAGGCAAAGCAGGCGGGCAACAGGCTTTGGTTCAGGTTCACGATGCGGACGGCAATCCAGTGTGTGTCGAGCCGGACAAGCTGTTGAATGACGGCTCGGTCAAAATTGTTGCGGCACACAGCCCTTTGCGCGAACTGCAGGTTTTGAAAGAAGAGCTGTCGCTGGTGTTGCAAAAAAATCCCGACTGGCAGCCGCACGATATTGCCGTTTTGACGCCGAACATCGAGCCGTACAGCCCGTTTATCGAAGCCGTTTTTGGACAGGAGCAGGCAGGCAGCCAGGCTTTACCATATTCGATTTCGGATGTGAAACTCAGCCGCCGCCAGCCGTTGCTGTATGCTTTGGCGCAAACTTTGGACTTGCTGGAAAGCCGATTTGAAGTGGACAAGGTTTTGCCTTTGCTGGAAAGCCGGTTGGTGCTGCAACGCTTCGGTTTGAGCGAGGAAGATGTGCCGCTGCTGCATGAGACTGTTGCCGGATTGAATGTGCATTGGGGTTTGGACCAAACCATGCGCGAGGGCAAAGACAACCTCTTTACTTGGCAGCAGGCGGTAGAGCGTTTGGCCTTGGGCTGGATGCTGCCCGAAGGTGGCAACGGCATGTGGCAGGGAGTGAGCGCGTGGCATAGCAATGTCAACCAGTTGGACGTGTTCAGCGGTTTTGCCGAATTTATCCGTACTTTGGCCGATATGGCGGCGCAATGGCAAGAGCCTGCCAATGTGGAAAGCTGGGTGCAGCGTTGCCGCGATTTGCTGGAGAAACTGTTTGCTCCGGATACGGACGACCAATACGCCAAGCAGCAGTTTGAGCAGTCTTTGGCGAAATGGCAGGAAGAGGCGCAGTTGGCTGAATTTGACGGATTATTGCCGTGTAAAACCGTTATCCGCCATATCCGCCGCTTTTTGGACAGTGAAAGCCAAGCCGGATTTTTGAGCGGCGGCATCACTTTTTGCAGTATGGTGCCAATGCGCAGCCTGCCGTTTAAAATGGTTTGCCTGTTGGGTTTGAATGACGGCGATTTTCCGCGCAATACCAAAGCGGCGGTGTTCGACCTGATTGCCAAACATCCGAAAAAAGGCGATCGCGCCCGCCGCGACGATGACCGTTATCTCTTCCTCGAAGCCTTAATCAGCGCGCGAGAAATGCTGTATTTGTCTTACATCGGCCACGATATACGCAATGATGCCGAGTTTGCGCCGTCTTCGTTAATCAGCGAGCTGCTGGATACCATTGCCGCCATGACAGGGAAAAGCGGGCGCGAGTTGTCGGAGAAATGGGTGAAACATCATCCGTTGCAGGCGTTTTCACGCCGTTATTTCCAAAAGGACGCGCTTTCAGACGGCCTCTTCAGTACGCGCCAAGATTACGCCGATGCGTTGAACCAACCGCCAGCGGAAGCGCAGCCGTTTTTCATTGAGGCTTTAAGTCAGGAAGAGCCGGGCAAAACCATTCAGCAGGGCGAGCTCATCAGTTTTTGGCGCAACCCTGTCAAAGTTTGGCTGAAGAAAAATTTAAGCTGGGAACAGCCGTATCTGGACGGCGCATGGGAGTCTGCCGAACCGTTTGAGCCGCAACATGAAGGCCGGATTGCCGATGCCTATTTAGATGCACGGCGCAAAGGGGAAGATTTTGAAGATACGGCCATTCAGCTGAATGCCGAAAGCCTGATGCCGGTAGGCGAGTTGGGCGGTTTGTGGCAGAAGCAGTATCAGATATCTGCGAAAAACGTGGATGCCGAGCTGATACGCAGCAATAAAAGGCCGTCTGAACCTTATGAAGAATCCTTTGACGACTTGGTTTTACAAGGCACCATCGGCAATCTTTATGAGTGCGGCCGCATTGTGTTCCTAAATCAAAAAGACAATGCACCCAACCGCATTGCCCGTTTATTGGAGCATTTGATTTTTTGCGCCGTCGCCCCTAAATCCGTTGCAAACCGACAAACCTATATTGTTAGCTTGGGAGAGACCGAAACCTATGCCGCCATCGAGCAACAAACAGCAAAAGAACTTTTGAAAGAATGGTTGGTATATTTCCGAATCGGACAAAATACCCCCTTGCCATTTTTTGCCAAAACCAGTCTTGCCGCTGCGGAGGAGTACAACAAGAAAGAGGATTGGGATACTGCCTTGAGAAAAGCCCATGAGGTTTTTAACGGCAACAAAATGAGCAAAGGGCAGAAAGAATATACCGAAGTGAAGCTGGTGTTTGGCCATTCGGACGAATCGCCGCTTGATGAGCCGCTATTTGAAAACCTCATCGTCAATCTGCTTGTGCCGCTTTTGACCGGCGTGGCAGGGAAAACCGATACAACAGAACAGGAGTAAAGCATGGCCACTTATACAGAATATTTGGATTTTGATACCGAAGAAGACAAATTGAAACAACAGCAGCTCTATCAGGCGACCGAGCTGTCGGCGCAAACGGCAGCGGCGGTCAAAAAGATCAGCCGTCCGCAACACTGGCTGCTTGCCGCTGCGCCATATTGTCCAGATTGCCGCGTGTTTGTGCCGTTTATTCAAAAAATGGCGGAGTTGAACCCCCGTATCCGCATCAACTATATTGCCCGCAGCGATTTCGACGACAGCAGCCGTTTCGATAATCCGTGCCAACAGGAAATCGTCCGCGCCAATCAAAAAATTCCAGCGCTGTTTTTGATGGGGCATGAAGAGGAAGGGCCTGTGTTTAACGAGTTTCCGCAAGTGGTGTTAAACCAAATTGCGGCAAATGAAACCCGTCGCACGGAATTGCGCGATGCGTACCGTGCCGGCGAATTTAATGCCGATATTGAGGCGCAGATTGTAGCGGCGTTGGCATGGGCAGAGCAGCGTTGTTGAGCAAATATTGCCGGTGTGTGCGCCTATGTTTTGAGCTGTTTTGATATTTTGCTTTGTAATAAAAAGGCCGTCTGAAAAGATTTCAGACGGCCTTCTTTGATGCTTAACGCTTTATCAAATCTCGATTTTATTCGGCGTAAAGGTTTGCCATTTGTTGCAGGCTGGGCAGTGCCAGAAGAAGACTTGGGATTTGAAGTGGCAGTTGCGGCAGCGGTACATGACACTTTTTTGCAGCTGGCGGCCGATAATGGAACGAATCATATCGGTATCGGCTTTCCACTCCGGATTCATATTGCTGAGTTTCAAACCAAGCAGGCGGTACACGCCGTTGAGGTCGGGTTTTTGGCGGACGAGTTCGACAGCGATTTGCGCCGCTTCGGTTTCGCCCTTAAGCAACAGAGCTTTCTCGTAGATGACGTTGATCAGGTCAAGCTCGGGGAAGGTTTGCATATAGCCGATAAGGCGGTTGAGGCCTTCTTCCTGTTTGCCTTGCGCGGCATAGGCTTCATAGAGTTTCTCGCCGACCATGCTCAGATAGGCGTGGTTTTGCTGCTCGATGGCGGAATACGCTTCTACTGCGGCAGGGAAGTTGCCCTGACGGTATTCGATGTCGCCGAGAATGATGTTGGCGCGCGTACATTTCTTGTTGGCTTCGAGTGCTTTGC includes these proteins:
- a CDS encoding type IV pilin protein; translated protein: MYLKAFDGKRNGAAVQRGYSLIQLLVVMLLVSILATAALTAYRESVRSANLRAAHAALLENARFMEQFYAKKGSFKLTSTKWPELPVKEAGGFCIRMNGQAKGILEGKFTLKAVALDREAEPRVLRLNESLTAVVCGKMKVKGSCTDGEEIFRGNDAECKPFGA
- a CDS encoding undecaprenyl-diphosphate phosphatase, with translation MDILILFKALILGVIEGLTEFLPISSTGHLIVFGNLMNFQSNGKVFEIAIQLGAVLAVVFEYRQRFTHIIKGLGKERTANRFVLNLFIAFIPAAIVGLLFSKQIKLHLFNPITVATMLVLGGFFILWVEKRQVTAKPKVNHVDDMRPIDAFVVGCAQICALIPGTSRSGSTIMGGMLWGLERKTATEFSFFLAVPMMIAATGYDILKNYRLFTLQDVGQITIGFIAAFIAGLLAVKALLKFVSSKNYVPFAYYRIVFGGLILLTWMLGWVSWSE
- a CDS encoding thiol:disulfide interchange protein DsbA/DsbL; the encoded protein is MKQRIKQTIAALSLSLLSLSAQAATEGVDYTVLSRSILQQQAGKIEVLEFFGYFCVHCYHLDPVLLQHSKTFAKDVSLRTEHVVWMPEMLGLAKVAAAVNLSGLKYQANPVIFKAVYEQKINLADTNVFRSWVGKQTSFDSQKLLQAYNSPTAASAAAKMQQLTETYRIENTPTVIVGGKYKVNFNGTDWKAGMKTIDELIVKVRREQSSKPL
- a CDS encoding SPOR domain-containing protein; translation: MKKSTQYGKGLSGFFFGLILATGIIAGILFFLNQGNQNVFKELTQPKQSEEPEILKPQDKAEKRPATDTSSTQADEEKAKAEKEAAEKEVKSKEEAEKAAKEAEEKAQAEKEAQEKAEQAEREAKEKAEKAAADKAEREAKEKAEKAAAEQAEREAKERADKTAADKAEREAKEKAAKAEAEKEATKKKLAEKKAELEKKRAEKEAADKVTKDKKAADQLTAKQKERAERKLAEKKAAEAKKQNKPTPEQILNSGSIEKARKAANTSATKESSNSVSKQSTEKAETAANSGKKAFLQLGSYADRSSADSQRAKLAILGVSSRVVESQNGDKTIYRVQSNTMPQEAAIKLQKNLQGHNINSLIRSSK
- a CDS encoding YifB family Mg chelatase-like AAA ATPase, translated to MSLALVYSRALSGMNAPLVEVEAHLANGLPHFNIVGLPDTEVKESRDRVRAAIIQSGFDFPAKKITVNLAPADLPKESGRFDLPIALGILAASGQINPEKLSQYEFAGELALSGLLRPVRGALAMAWQGMQAGRSFVLPQENAEQAAVMRGIAVYGARSLGEVAAHLNGIEPLTQTECKLTQRPSEQSKIPDLADVKGQHTARLALEIAAAGGHSLLMMGPPGTGKSMLSQRLPGILPPLTEDELVEVWALRSLLPNHQQQLDSNRPFRSPHHSASSAAMVGGGSDPRPGEISLAHHGVLFLDELPEFDRKVLEVLREPLENGEIHISRAARQAVYPAKFQLVAAMNPCPCGYLGHPSKPCRCTPESVARYRNKISGPLLDRIDLTIEVPSLSAAELMQQEAGESSATVLERVTAARKIQYNRQGKVNAELSVGELDGKARIQKEAQEALGTMLEKLSLSARSFHRIMRVARTLADLAGDEEVSKTHVMKAIGFRRAL
- a CDS encoding accessory factor UbiK family protein, coding for MFGKQLFEEVSSKISETIANSPAKDMEKNVKAMLGSAFNRMDLVTREEFDIQQQVLIKTRTKLAELEARLAKLEAAQEPEEAALKAAEAAAEEAVAEIKQQTEAAE
- the metK gene encoding methionine adenosyltransferase encodes the protein MSEYLFTSESVSEGHPDKVADQVSDAILDAILAQDPKARVAAETLVNTGLCVLAGEITTTAQVDYIKVARETIKRIGYNSSELGFDANGCAVGVYYDQQSPDIAQGVNEGEGIDLNQGAGDQGLMFGYACDETPTLMPFAIYYSHRLMQRQSELRKDGRLPWLRPDAKAQLTVVYDSETGKVKRIDTVVLSTQHDPSIGYEELKNAVIENIIKPVLPSELLTDETKYLINPTGRFVIGGPQGDCGLTGRKIIVDTYGGAAPHGGGAFSGKDPSKVDRSAAYACRYVAKNIVAAGLATQCQIQVSYAIGVAEPTSISIDTFGTGKISEEKLIALVREHFDLRPKGIVQMLDLLRPIYSKSAAYGHFGREEPEFTWERTDKAAALKAAAGV
- a CDS encoding lysophospholipid acyltransferase family protein; this translates as MQTLVTFVFKFLAALPLAWLHKLGNLLGSLGFCVLSKDRRRVFENMKLAGLNPTDEAVKKVFRETAKGGLELPVAFFRRPEEIENLFVSVNGWEHVQTALSAGEGLLFITPHIGSYDLAGRYISQQLPFPLTAMYKPPKIKAFDAVMQAGRVRGKGKTAPTSIQGVKQIIKALRGGEATIVLPDHVPSPEEGGDGVWVDFFGKPAYTMTLAGKLAQVKGVKALFFCGERLPDGKGFFLHIEPLRGELNGDKEHDARVINENTEYWIRRFPEQYLFMYNRYKHPEGAPFPPPEV